TTCCGCTGAAGTGCCTGTAATTCCAAGATTCTGCTGAATTACATGAATTGCCTGGATCATCTGGTCAAATGTGACATTGTCCAGATCACTTATCTTTTCATTTAGGATTCCAGAATCATTAATCAATCGAATCATTTCCGATTGAGTACCGCCATAACCTAGCTTTAGGTTGTCGAGCATCGTATAATTCTGCTTAGCGAAGCCTTGATAGGCGTTCTGGATATCTTGCATGTTGGTACCCATCTTATTAGCATTATCTGCCATATCGATGAGCGCCATATCTGCAATCTCTGCTGCTTTAGCTGTATCCCCGCCAAGTCCCTGCAACAAAGATGCAGAAAAGCTCGTGACTGTAGACATATAATCATTTGCAGATATCTGCGCTGTTTTATATGCACGGTTAGCATTCTTGATTACAGTGTCCGCACTATCCTTAAACAGTGTCTCTACACCGCCTACCTGTTGCTCCATATTCGCAACAACACCAAGTGAAGACTTAATGATTACGCCGGCAGCGGTTCCTACAGCTGCCACAGCTCCAGTCATTGCCTTAGACACTATGGATAGTCCGCTTTTTCCGAGACTGCTTAGTTTGCTAACGCCCTCATTAAAACCTTTTTCATTTATCTTGGTATCAAAATTCAAATATCCGTCTGCCATACTACCATCCTTTCTGATAGCACGGCTCAACGGCTCACATGTGCTTTTAAATCTTAATATTTATTTCTCTTTTACATTCCCGGCAGTTCAGATACACTCCGCTACATTTGGCTGTATCCTCGTAAATCAATAACTTCTTACCGCAATAAGGACATCTGTACCATTTTCGTTCTGTCGGGATCTTAATCATATGCTTCATCACGCGAACATATCTCCAATCTCATAATCTGTCATTTTTCTGCGCTTCTTTTTCTTGAGAGCAACTGCCTCTTGAATCTTTTTCACTCTCTTGCGCTCGTCCTTATCTTTAATATCCCGGAGGTCTGTGTTCCGGTACAAAATGCGCTGTTTGATTTCTGTGTTGTCCGGAAGTCCGATGAACAGCGTCTGAAACTCCCACCAGTGCATATATGGCACAGACTGCAGGTCGATTCCGTATGCTTCGCGGAATGCGCTGTAAATCCAAACCATATCCTCATCGAAAGAATACACTTGTTTTGGTGGAAGCATTGGCTCATCGGATTCTTCGCCATCCTGCCTCATTGTAAGAAAATCCCCTAGAGCCTCAATCGCCTCTTCCAAATCATCCGGAATTTCATCTGTATACCACTGCAATAATAGCCGACACTTAATCTGCCACGGGACGTCCTCGTCTTCCACTAACTTCGTGAATCGTATCCATTCCCGGAAATCTGTCTCGACCTCATAATCTTGTCCGTTTACACACACCGTATCGGGGAACTTATCAATCAGAATGTTCATAGCATGCTACCTATTACCATTAGGATAATAACTAACATTTCCTTTATTGTGCTTCTTTCCCTGTTGCTTATTATAATTGCGCTTTTGCTGTCTGTTTCCGTGCTGCTGAACAGTATATTTGTCATACTTTTTGTTCAACTTGTCAACCTCCTCTTCCTCGAACTTAGCAATCATATCTGATGCATCTATGCACATGTTGAGGCTGGTTCTACCCTGGAACATCTCTTCGTGTGTTCCCTCTCCAAGAATATAGTCAAAAAAATTGAAGAAACACTGACACTGTGCGCGAACAATATCTGCTGCTTTTCCAGTCTTAGGGATTCCCTTCATGTCTTCTTCCAAATTCTGCTTCGCTTCATCAATGCGGTCCAGGAAATCCGCATCGGTAAAATCAATCTCTGCTTCGAGATTTCCGTATTTAAAAAGGCTCATCGGCTCACTCTCCTATCTTTTTATTAATCCGCTGCAAACGTACATGTCTGCCAATTGTCTGTTGTTGTGGCGGTACCCTTGATTTTCTCACCATTGGCTTTCAGGCTACCTTTGTAGATCAATGCATCAGTTCCATCTCCTGAATTGTCTGGAACAACGCTCCAATCACGCTTTCTAGCAACACATGTATTCGGTGTATCTGTCTTAATATCAAAAAGATCTACCACAACGATGCTTACCTGTGCATCAGAGCCAAGTAATTCATCATCTGTGATTTCTGAAATTTTCTGCTGTACCAGATCATTGGTATAGCGGTCAAATTCATAATCGTTTGATGGGGCATATCCCACAACATCTGTTCTCTCACTTTCTTCATCCACATAATGGCGACTGTACTCGGAAGCGTTCTTACTCTCAGACATGGACGTGAATCCTGTCATTCTGGTATATGTCTTTCCATCACCGGCAACGTCCATAAATGCCACTCTCTTGTGTCTTCCGACTAATTTCTTTTTTGTATCTGCTCCTGACATTTTGTACCTCCTACTTATAAATCAATCTGCAAATCATCTGATACCGCCCCAGATCTTCCTCTGTGCTAAATAAATAGCCGGACTGCAACACGTCTACCCGTATAGCATCGTGACCCTCCAACTCCGGGAGGATATCGTCTAAATTGTTCTGTTCTGTCCATTCCGCAAAATCCTGATAAAAACCACTGTTGGCAATGCCTGTTCTGGCGTCACCATCATAAGCTTCTTTCGAAGTGAATGCGAACTGGAATTGTTTCAGGCAGCTCCCATCTACATATCTTTTATAAATAGGATCTGCCCCAATTGGGTCTATAGAATATTCCATTCCATTGCCAAGATAATCAATATTAATTTTCCGGTCATCAATATCCGGGTACGTCATAACATAATCCCGGATACTCTGGATAATCGGCTTCTTACCGTCCTGCAATCTGCTCTGCTCCTTTCAGAATAGCCTCCTTGTTGCTTGCCTTCATCTTTTCGAACCATCTCGCTTTAGACTTATGCTCGTAATACTGCCGGCGGGCGTAAGGTGTCAGGTACTCAATGGATCCGGAACCTATCACAGTTCCAAGTGTTGCTGACTTAATCATCATACCTGTTCTCCTTGGCGTGAGCGGATTCATATATCTCAGGCATTCGGAATCGACAAACTCTTGAGCTTTTGAAAAATTCTCTGCTTTTGTCCGGGCAAATGACGGATTCCATTCAAGCCTCGCTTGGACAGAACCGTTCGCCGTTACCTCTGTGAATACGCTTCCTCTTGGAGTCGTAATGCTGAAATTTTTCTTTGATGCCATTTCTTAAGCACCTCCAATTCTCCAATGCGGGAGACCTCTGAAGCGGTTGTCTGACCAGGATAACACTTTACAGTGTCTCAGTTGTACACCTGCGAGATCTGCTGGCTTTTCAATCTCCTTGTCACATTCTCCCAGAACAATATGATCATCAATCTGAATCGTCCAGCAATCTCCCAGATTATCTTTCTTCACAAATTCCTCTGGTGGAAGATACTGATCTGCATTCTCCACATCTGTAGGGATACGAATCTTGTACACTTCTGCGCTGTTAAGTCCGGAATCTCCAACAGATGCCTTGTGATCCACGTACACATGCACATCTCTAATCACTGTTCTGTGCCAGGTGTCAAATGTGTTCTTTTTTCCGGGAATTCGGTTATAGATTGTAATCGTCGCATTCGTCAGCATGACAACACCCTACCTTTCTTGATAACCACCCAGTCGGGAGCAAATATGTAGATGCAGCTTCATACGCTTTCTTTCTGATCAGCTCTTCCATTGTCTGACCATCAGCCTGTTCTACCGCATATGATACACTATAGCCATCGTTACTCTCAGACTTGACCGTACCTGCTTCCTGCTTCTTTTTACAGGAATAATACACGTCAGCCACAGCGCACACTGCATCTTTTACTGCAGTATTTTCAACTGCAAAAATATTTCCTCTGACATAAGTCAGTTTCCTGATATAAGCTTCAGCCCTGCGCTCAGCAGATGGATATTCCCTTTCAGGAATATCCCCGCCATAGTGAT
The sequence above is drawn from the Dorea formicigenerans genome and encodes:
- a CDS encoding DUF6673 family protein, whose translation is MSLFKYGNLEAEIDFTDADFLDRIDEAKQNLEEDMKGIPKTGKAADIVRAQCQCFFNFFDYILGEGTHEEMFQGRTSLNMCIDASDMIAKFEEEEVDKLNKKYDKYTVQQHGNRQQKRNYNKQQGKKHNKGNVSYYPNGNR
- a CDS encoding minor capsid protein, yielding MASKKNFSITTPRGSVFTEVTANGSVQARLEWNPSFARTKAENFSKAQEFVDSECLRYMNPLTPRRTGMMIKSATLGTVIGSGSIEYLTPYARRQYYEHKSKARWFEKMKASNKEAILKGAEQIAGR
- a CDS encoding DUF6751 family protein, which gives rise to MLTNATITIYNRIPGKKNTFDTWHRTVIRDVHVYVDHKASVGDSGLNSAEVYKIRIPTDVENADQYLPPEEFVKKDNLGDCWTIQIDDHIVLGECDKEIEKPADLAGVQLRHCKVLSWSDNRFRGLPHWRIGGA
- a CDS encoding bacteriophage Gp15 family protein — its product is MNILIDKFPDTVCVNGQDYEVETDFREWIRFTKLVEDEDVPWQIKCRLLLQWYTDEIPDDLEEAIEALGDFLTMRQDGEESDEPMLPPKQVYSFDEDMVWIYSAFREAYGIDLQSVPYMHWWEFQTLFIGLPDNTEIKQRILYRNTDLRDIKDKDERKRVKKIQEAVALKKKKRRKMTDYEIGDMFA